The following proteins are encoded in a genomic region of Serinus canaria isolate serCan28SL12 chromosome 13, serCan2020, whole genome shotgun sequence:
- the PHYKPL gene encoding 5-phosphohydroxy-L-lysine phospho-lyase isoform X2, with protein sequence MRAAQPRSRQQTLALRRQLVGSSCKLFFPNDPVKITKAKGQYMYDENGRQYLDCINNVAHVGHCHPDIVKAAHEQNQLLNTNSRYLHDNLVDYAERLSKTLPEKLCIFYFLNSGSEANDLALRLARQYTKHEDVIVLDHSANCFLSAYHGHLTSLIDISPYKFRNLEGQKEWVHVAPVPDTYRGLYREDHEDPVTAYADEVKNIIEHAHKRGRKIAAFFVESLPSVGGQIIPPAGYFQKVAEHVHKAGGVFIADEIQVGFGRVGEHFWAFQLQGEDFIPDIVTMGKPIGNGHPLACVATTKEIAEAFAATGVEYFNTFGGNPVSCAIGLAVLDVIEKEHLQAHATEVGNFLMKTLKEQQLKHPIIGDVRGCGLFIGVDLVKDQAERTPATAEAEDLITRLKEKCILLSTDGPGRNVLKFKPPMCFNMENAKFVVETIDKILTDMEKECLNQ encoded by the exons ATGCGGGCGGCACAGCCGCGCTCCCGGCAGCAGACTCTGGCCCTGCGGCGGCAGCTCGTCGG CTCTTCTTGCAAGTTGTTTTTTCCTAATGATCCAGTGAAGATCACGAAGGCAAAAGGCCAGTATATGTATGATGAGAATGGGAGACAGTACCTTGACTGCATAAACAACGTGGCTCATG TTGGGCACTGTCACCCTGATATAGTAAAGGCAGCCCATGAACAGAATCAATTGTTAAATACAAATTCTCGTTACCTTCATGACAACTTGGTTGATTATGCAGAGAGACTTTCAAAAACACTACCTGAGAAATTATGCATCTTCTATTTTTTGAATTCTGG GTCTGAAGCCAACGACCTTGCCCTGCGACTGGCACGGCAGTACACAAAACACGAGGACGTGATCGTTTTAGACCA TTCTGCCAATTGTTTTTTAAGTGCTTACCATGGACATCTGACATCTTTGATTGACATAAGCCCATATAAATTCAGAAATCTAGAAGGACAAAAGGAATGGGTCCATGTG GCTCCTGTTCCAGACACATACAGAGGACTTTACAGAGAAGACCATGAAGATCCAGTAACAGCCTATGCTGatgaagtaaaaaatattattgagCATGCACATAAGAGAGGCAGAAAG attgctgcattttttgttgAATCTCTACCAAGTGTTGGTGGTCAAATCATTCCCCCAGCAGGATATTTTCAGAAGGTTGCAGA GCATGTGCACAAAGCAGGAGGTGTATTTATTGCTGATGAAATTCAAGTTGGCTTTGGTAGGGTTGGCGAGCACTTCTGGGCATTCCAGCTTCAGGGAGAAGATTTTATACCTGATATTGTCACTATGGGGAAGCCAATAGGAAATGGGCACCCACTTGCTTGTGtagcaacaacaaaagaaattgCAGAAGCATTTGCGGCCACAGGAGTGGAGTATTTTAATACA TTTGGTGGGAACCCTGTTTCATGTGCCATTGGATTAGCTGTGTTGGATGTAATTGAGAAGGAACACCTTCAGGCTCATGCCACAGAGGTAGGCAACTTCTTGATGAAGACACTCAAGGAGCAGCAACTCAAGCATCCCATCATTGGTGATGTCAG agGTTGTGGCTTATTCATTGGAGTGGACTTAGTCAAGGACCAAGCAGAAAGGActccagccacagcagaagcagaggaTCTAATAACAAG acttaaagaaaaatgtattctaCTGAGTACAGATGGGCCAGGAAGAAATGTGCTGAAATTCAAGCCCCCAATGTGTTTTAATATGGAGAATGCAAAATTTGTTGTGGAGACAATTGACAAAATACTAACAG ATATGGAAAAAGAATGTCTGAACCAATAG
- the PHYKPL gene encoding 5-phosphohydroxy-L-lysine phospho-lyase isoform X3: MRAAQPRSRQQTLALRRQLVGSSCKLFFPNDPVKITKAKGQYMYDENGRQYLDCINNVAHVGHCHPDIVKAAHEQNQLLNTNSRYLHDNLVDYAERLSKTLPEKLCIFYFLNSGSEANDLALRLARQYTKHEDVIVLDHAYHGHLTSLIDISPYKFRNLEGQKEWVHVAPVPDTYRGLYREDHEDPVTAYADEVKNIIEHAHKRGRKIAAFFVESLPSVGGQIIPPAGYFQKVAEHVHKAGGVFIADEIQVGFGRVGEHFWAFQLQGEDFIPDIVTMGKPIGNGHPLACVATTKEIAEAFAATGVEYFNTFGGNPVSCAIGLAVLDVIEKEHLQAHATEVGNFLMKTLKEQQLKHPIIGDVRGCGLFIGVDLVKDQAERTPATAEAEDLITRLKEKCILLSTDGPGRNVLKFKPPMCFNMENAKFVVETIDKILTDMEKECLNQ; this comes from the exons ATGCGGGCGGCACAGCCGCGCTCCCGGCAGCAGACTCTGGCCCTGCGGCGGCAGCTCGTCGG CTCTTCTTGCAAGTTGTTTTTTCCTAATGATCCAGTGAAGATCACGAAGGCAAAAGGCCAGTATATGTATGATGAGAATGGGAGACAGTACCTTGACTGCATAAACAACGTGGCTCATG TTGGGCACTGTCACCCTGATATAGTAAAGGCAGCCCATGAACAGAATCAATTGTTAAATACAAATTCTCGTTACCTTCATGACAACTTGGTTGATTATGCAGAGAGACTTTCAAAAACACTACCTGAGAAATTATGCATCTTCTATTTTTTGAATTCTGG GTCTGAAGCCAACGACCTTGCCCTGCGACTGGCACGGCAGTACACAAAACACGAGGACGTGATCGTTTTAGACCA TGCTTACCATGGACATCTGACATCTTTGATTGACATAAGCCCATATAAATTCAGAAATCTAGAAGGACAAAAGGAATGGGTCCATGTG GCTCCTGTTCCAGACACATACAGAGGACTTTACAGAGAAGACCATGAAGATCCAGTAACAGCCTATGCTGatgaagtaaaaaatattattgagCATGCACATAAGAGAGGCAGAAAG attgctgcattttttgttgAATCTCTACCAAGTGTTGGTGGTCAAATCATTCCCCCAGCAGGATATTTTCAGAAGGTTGCAGA GCATGTGCACAAAGCAGGAGGTGTATTTATTGCTGATGAAATTCAAGTTGGCTTTGGTAGGGTTGGCGAGCACTTCTGGGCATTCCAGCTTCAGGGAGAAGATTTTATACCTGATATTGTCACTATGGGGAAGCCAATAGGAAATGGGCACCCACTTGCTTGTGtagcaacaacaaaagaaattgCAGAAGCATTTGCGGCCACAGGAGTGGAGTATTTTAATACA TTTGGTGGGAACCCTGTTTCATGTGCCATTGGATTAGCTGTGTTGGATGTAATTGAGAAGGAACACCTTCAGGCTCATGCCACAGAGGTAGGCAACTTCTTGATGAAGACACTCAAGGAGCAGCAACTCAAGCATCCCATCATTGGTGATGTCAG agGTTGTGGCTTATTCATTGGAGTGGACTTAGTCAAGGACCAAGCAGAAAGGActccagccacagcagaagcagaggaTCTAATAACAAG acttaaagaaaaatgtattctaCTGAGTACAGATGGGCCAGGAAGAAATGTGCTGAAATTCAAGCCCCCAATGTGTTTTAATATGGAGAATGCAAAATTTGTTGTGGAGACAATTGACAAAATACTAACAG ATATGGAAAAAGAATGTCTGAACCAATAG
- the PHYKPL gene encoding 5-phosphohydroxy-L-lysine phospho-lyase isoform X1, with protein MYDENGRQYLDCINNVAHVGHCHPDIVKAAHEQNQLLNTNSRYLHDNLVDYAERLSKTLPEKLCIFYFLNSGSEANDLALRLARQYTKHEDVIVLDHAYHGHLTSLIDISPYKFRNLEGQKEWVHVAPVPDTYRGLYREDHEDPVTAYADEVKNIIEHAHKRGRKIAAFFVESLPSVGGQIIPPAGYFQKVAEHVHKAGGVFIADEIQVGFGRVGEHFWAFQLQGEDFIPDIVTMGKPIGNGHPLACVATTKEIAEAFAATGVEYFNTFGGNPVSCAIGLAVLDVIEKEHLQAHATEVGNFLMKTLKEQQLKHPIIGDVRGCGLFIGVDLVKDQAERTPATAEAEDLITRLKEKCILLSTDGPGRNVLKFKPPMCFNMENAKFVVETIDKILTDMEKECLNQ; from the exons ATGTATGATGAGAATGGGAGACAGTACCTTGACTGCATAAACAACGTGGCTCATG TTGGGCACTGTCACCCTGATATAGTAAAGGCAGCCCATGAACAGAATCAATTGTTAAATACAAATTCTCGTTACCTTCATGACAACTTGGTTGATTATGCAGAGAGACTTTCAAAAACACTACCTGAGAAATTATGCATCTTCTATTTTTTGAATTCTGG GTCTGAAGCCAACGACCTTGCCCTGCGACTGGCACGGCAGTACACAAAACACGAGGACGTGATCGTTTTAGACCA TGCTTACCATGGACATCTGACATCTTTGATTGACATAAGCCCATATAAATTCAGAAATCTAGAAGGACAAAAGGAATGGGTCCATGTG GCTCCTGTTCCAGACACATACAGAGGACTTTACAGAGAAGACCATGAAGATCCAGTAACAGCCTATGCTGatgaagtaaaaaatattattgagCATGCACATAAGAGAGGCAGAAAG attgctgcattttttgttgAATCTCTACCAAGTGTTGGTGGTCAAATCATTCCCCCAGCAGGATATTTTCAGAAGGTTGCAGA GCATGTGCACAAAGCAGGAGGTGTATTTATTGCTGATGAAATTCAAGTTGGCTTTGGTAGGGTTGGCGAGCACTTCTGGGCATTCCAGCTTCAGGGAGAAGATTTTATACCTGATATTGTCACTATGGGGAAGCCAATAGGAAATGGGCACCCACTTGCTTGTGtagcaacaacaaaagaaattgCAGAAGCATTTGCGGCCACAGGAGTGGAGTATTTTAATACA TTTGGTGGGAACCCTGTTTCATGTGCCATTGGATTAGCTGTGTTGGATGTAATTGAGAAGGAACACCTTCAGGCTCATGCCACAGAGGTAGGCAACTTCTTGATGAAGACACTCAAGGAGCAGCAACTCAAGCATCCCATCATTGGTGATGTCAG agGTTGTGGCTTATTCATTGGAGTGGACTTAGTCAAGGACCAAGCAGAAAGGActccagccacagcagaagcagaggaTCTAATAACAAG acttaaagaaaaatgtattctaCTGAGTACAGATGGGCCAGGAAGAAATGTGCTGAAATTCAAGCCCCCAATGTGTTTTAATATGGAGAATGCAAAATTTGTTGTGGAGACAATTGACAAAATACTAACAG ATATGGAAAAAGAATGTCTGAACCAATAG